The following are encoded together in the Ooceraea biroi isolate clonal line C1 chromosome 2, Obir_v5.4, whole genome shotgun sequence genome:
- the LOC105282492 gene encoding glutamate receptor ionotropic, delta-2 isoform X3 — translation MIFIVLCIFAFLLGDDVTASSHVDDLIAKFLVDATPVLFPPSRISLQLCIDYDDMIKLSKILSNKYLMHSIHNVYQEFNPKIYNNLEHQNIYILDLDCNYAVDVLRQAHLKRMLVAPTKWLLLQDRRMMINNDDNANVISTYDVLKVFEDLAIYPDSDVVLARRFDHDFLELISIYRPSPQRSVILENRGNWTVENGLRMRTFDVASARRRNLQQTALKSCLVMTDPNTINHLTDFKDKSMDPVTKANYPWILHLVNRMNATISFEVANTWGYRKENGSWSGMIGMLQRGEIDIGGTATFLVPERLGVVQYIQLYTHTGSRFVFRRPLLSTVSNIFILPFQRNVWLAIAVFLIVAFCLLYLSIKWEYQRDETESATYWHQLNPNQPTISDNIFILLGAFAQQGYMYEPYRVPSRIVTLMLLLASLSLYAAYTANIVGLLQSTTDSIKTIPDLLSSPLKLGAQDVVYNRYYFKLSSLLDASLFKIPLERRLWNNESSQKDINQTGCLWTKVYVE, via the exons ATGATCTTCATTGTCTTGTGCATCTTTGCGTTCTTACTCGGTGATGATGTAACCGCATCATCTCACGTAGACGATCTCATCGCGAAATTTCTTGTCGACGCGACACCCGTTCTGTTTCCACCCTCAAGAATATCTTTACAATTGTGCATCGATTATG ATGACATGATTAAATTATCTAAGATACTGTCTAATAAGTATTTGATGCACAGTATTCATAATGTTTACCAAGAATTCAACCCAAagatttataacaatttagagcaccaaaatatatacatattggaCTTAGACTGCAATTATGCTGTTGATGTTTTACGACAA GCACATTTGAAAAGAATGCTCGTCGCCCCGACAAAGTGGCTACTTCTTCAAGATCGAAGAATGATGATCAATAATGATGACAACGCTAACGTAATTTCTACATACGATGTGTTAAAAGTTTTCGAAGATTTAGCAATCTATCCTGATAGTGATGTGGTCCTTGCACGAAGATTCGACCATGATTTTCTCGAGTTAATATCCATATATCGACCGAGTCCACAGCGAAGTGTGATATTGGAAAATCGCGGGAATTGGACGGTTGAGAATGGTTTACGAATGAGAACCTTTGATGTGGCTTcggcaagaagaagaaatcttCAACAGACAGCCCTTAAATCTTGCCTTGTG ATGACGGATCCTAATACTATCAATCATCTCACTGACTTCAAGGACAAATCCATGGATCCTGTCACAAAAGCTAATTATCCCTGGATACTTCATTTAGTGAACCGAATGAATGCAAC AATAAGTTTCGAAGTTGCAAATACTTGGGGATATCGCAAAGAGAACGGATCTTGGAGCGGAATGATCGGGATGTTACAGCGAGGCGAAATCGATATTGGTGGCACCGCAACGTTTCTCGTTCCAGAACGTCTTGGAGTCGTGCAATATATTCAACTATACACACATACTGG CTCGAGATTCGTGTTTCGACGGCCTTTACTATCCACCGTGTCTAATATATTCATCTTACCCTTTCAACGAAACGTTTGGTTGGCAATTGCCGTATTCCTCATTGTAGCATTTTGTTTACTCTATTTATCCATCAAATGGGAATATCAACGAGACGAGACAGAATCAGCAACTTACTGGCACCAATTGAATCCCAATCAGCCAACAATCAGCGATAacattttcattcttttaggGGCATTTGCTCAACAAG GATATATGTATGAACCATACAGAGTTCCGTCTCGAATTGTCACTCTCATGTTACTGCTAGCTTCTTTGAGTCTCTACGCGGCTTACACAGCGAATATCGTGGGCCTATTACAGTCTACTACAGATTCGATCAAAACTATTCCAGATCTTTTATCCAGTCCTTTAAAGTTAGGTGCACAGGACGTTGTGTACAACCGATATTATTTCAAG CTGAGTTCTTTGTTGGATGCCAGTCTTTTCAAGATCCCGTTAGAAAGGCGATTGTGGAACAACGAATCGAGCCAAAAGGACATAAACCAAACTGGATGTCTATGGACGAAGGTGTACGTCGAGTAA
- the LOC105282492 gene encoding glutamate receptor ionotropic, delta-1 isoform X1 — MIFIVLCIFAFLLGDDVTASSHVDDLIAKFLVDATPVLFPPSRISLQLCIDYDDMIKLSKILSNKYLMHSIHNVYQEFNPKIYNNLEHQNIYILDLDCNYAVDVLRQAHLKRMLVAPTKWLLLQDRRMMINNDDNANVISTYDVLKVFEDLAIYPDSDVVLARRFDHDFLELISIYRPSPQRSVILENRGNWTVENGLRMRTFDVASARRRNLQQTALKSCLVMTDPNTINHLTDFKDKSMDPVTKANYPWILHLVNRMNATISFEVANTWGYRKENGSWSGMIGMLQRGEIDIGGTATFLVPERLGVVQYIQLYTHTGSRFVFRRPLLSTVSNIFILPFQRNVWLAIAVFLIVAFCLLYLSIKWEYQRDETESATYWHQLNPNQPTISDNIFILLGAFAQQGYMYEPYRVPSRIVTLMLLLASLSLYAAYTANIVGLLQSTTDSIKTIPDLLSSPLKLGAQDVVYNRYYFKSFQDPVRKAIVEQRIEPKGHKPNWMSMDEGVRRVRNELFAFHAEIGTVYQLMQETYLEEEKCGLTQIDFLNVLYPLLAIQIQSPYSEIIKNGALTLREYGLKYREEYRLYTEKPVCSSQISFITIGFTECYFALVTMGYGILLTVIVFALELLWHKKQSAHK, encoded by the exons ATGATCTTCATTGTCTTGTGCATCTTTGCGTTCTTACTCGGTGATGATGTAACCGCATCATCTCACGTAGACGATCTCATCGCGAAATTTCTTGTCGACGCGACACCCGTTCTGTTTCCACCCTCAAGAATATCTTTACAATTGTGCATCGATTATG ATGACATGATTAAATTATCTAAGATACTGTCTAATAAGTATTTGATGCACAGTATTCATAATGTTTACCAAGAATTCAACCCAAagatttataacaatttagagcaccaaaatatatacatattggaCTTAGACTGCAATTATGCTGTTGATGTTTTACGACAA GCACATTTGAAAAGAATGCTCGTCGCCCCGACAAAGTGGCTACTTCTTCAAGATCGAAGAATGATGATCAATAATGATGACAACGCTAACGTAATTTCTACATACGATGTGTTAAAAGTTTTCGAAGATTTAGCAATCTATCCTGATAGTGATGTGGTCCTTGCACGAAGATTCGACCATGATTTTCTCGAGTTAATATCCATATATCGACCGAGTCCACAGCGAAGTGTGATATTGGAAAATCGCGGGAATTGGACGGTTGAGAATGGTTTACGAATGAGAACCTTTGATGTGGCTTcggcaagaagaagaaatcttCAACAGACAGCCCTTAAATCTTGCCTTGTG ATGACGGATCCTAATACTATCAATCATCTCACTGACTTCAAGGACAAATCCATGGATCCTGTCACAAAAGCTAATTATCCCTGGATACTTCATTTAGTGAACCGAATGAATGCAAC AATAAGTTTCGAAGTTGCAAATACTTGGGGATATCGCAAAGAGAACGGATCTTGGAGCGGAATGATCGGGATGTTACAGCGAGGCGAAATCGATATTGGTGGCACCGCAACGTTTCTCGTTCCAGAACGTCTTGGAGTCGTGCAATATATTCAACTATACACACATACTGG CTCGAGATTCGTGTTTCGACGGCCTTTACTATCCACCGTGTCTAATATATTCATCTTACCCTTTCAACGAAACGTTTGGTTGGCAATTGCCGTATTCCTCATTGTAGCATTTTGTTTACTCTATTTATCCATCAAATGGGAATATCAACGAGACGAGACAGAATCAGCAACTTACTGGCACCAATTGAATCCCAATCAGCCAACAATCAGCGATAacattttcattcttttaggGGCATTTGCTCAACAAG GATATATGTATGAACCATACAGAGTTCCGTCTCGAATTGTCACTCTCATGTTACTGCTAGCTTCTTTGAGTCTCTACGCGGCTTACACAGCGAATATCGTGGGCCTATTACAGTCTACTACAGATTCGATCAAAACTATTCCAGATCTTTTATCCAGTCCTTTAAAGTTAGGTGCACAGGACGTTGTGTACAACCGATATTATTTCAAG TCTTTTCAAGATCCCGTTAGAAAGGCGATTGTGGAACAACGAATCGAGCCAAAAGGACATAAACCAAACTGGATGTCTATGGACGAAGGTGTACGTCGAGTAAGAAATGAGCTCTTTGCATTCCATGCTGAAATTGGTACGGTTTATCAACTGATGCAAGAGACATATCTGGAGGAGGAGAAATGCGGCTTGACTCAGATCGATTTTCTCAACGTTTTGTATCCACTCCTCGCTATACAAATACAGTCACCTTActcggaaataataaaaaatgg GGCTCTAACACTACGTGAGTATGGGCTAAAATATCGCGAGGAATACCGTTTGTACACGGAGAAACCGGTGTGCTCCAGTCAGATCAGCTTTATCACTATCGGTTTCACGGAATGTTACTTCGCTCTGGTCACAATGGGCTACGGAATACTCCTCACCGTAATCGTGTTTGCCCTCGAATTGTTGTGGCATAAAAA gCAGAGTGCACATAAATAG
- the LOC105282492 gene encoding glutamate receptor ionotropic, delta-1 isoform X2, with translation MLVAPTKWLLLQDRRMMINNDDNANVISTYDVLKVFEDLAIYPDSDVVLARRFDHDFLELISIYRPSPQRSVILENRGNWTVENGLRMRTFDVASARRRNLQQTALKSCLVMTDPNTINHLTDFKDKSMDPVTKANYPWILHLVNRMNATISFEVANTWGYRKENGSWSGMIGMLQRGEIDIGGTATFLVPERLGVVQYIQLYTHTGSRFVFRRPLLSTVSNIFILPFQRNVWLAIAVFLIVAFCLLYLSIKWEYQRDETESATYWHQLNPNQPTISDNIFILLGAFAQQGYMYEPYRVPSRIVTLMLLLASLSLYAAYTANIVGLLQSTTDSIKTIPDLLSSPLKLGAQDVVYNRYYFKSFQDPVRKAIVEQRIEPKGHKPNWMSMDEGVRRVRNELFAFHAEIGTVYQLMQETYLEEEKCGLTQIDFLNVLYPLLAIQIQSPYSEIIKNGALTLREYGLKYREEYRLYTEKPVCSSQISFITIGFTECYFALVTMGYGILLTVIVFALELLWHKKQSAHK, from the exons ATGCTCGTCGCCCCGACAAAGTGGCTACTTCTTCAAGATCGAAGAATGATGATCAATAATGATGACAACGCTAACGTAATTTCTACATACGATGTGTTAAAAGTTTTCGAAGATTTAGCAATCTATCCTGATAGTGATGTGGTCCTTGCACGAAGATTCGACCATGATTTTCTCGAGTTAATATCCATATATCGACCGAGTCCACAGCGAAGTGTGATATTGGAAAATCGCGGGAATTGGACGGTTGAGAATGGTTTACGAATGAGAACCTTTGATGTGGCTTcggcaagaagaagaaatcttCAACAGACAGCCCTTAAATCTTGCCTTGTG ATGACGGATCCTAATACTATCAATCATCTCACTGACTTCAAGGACAAATCCATGGATCCTGTCACAAAAGCTAATTATCCCTGGATACTTCATTTAGTGAACCGAATGAATGCAAC AATAAGTTTCGAAGTTGCAAATACTTGGGGATATCGCAAAGAGAACGGATCTTGGAGCGGAATGATCGGGATGTTACAGCGAGGCGAAATCGATATTGGTGGCACCGCAACGTTTCTCGTTCCAGAACGTCTTGGAGTCGTGCAATATATTCAACTATACACACATACTGG CTCGAGATTCGTGTTTCGACGGCCTTTACTATCCACCGTGTCTAATATATTCATCTTACCCTTTCAACGAAACGTTTGGTTGGCAATTGCCGTATTCCTCATTGTAGCATTTTGTTTACTCTATTTATCCATCAAATGGGAATATCAACGAGACGAGACAGAATCAGCAACTTACTGGCACCAATTGAATCCCAATCAGCCAACAATCAGCGATAacattttcattcttttaggGGCATTTGCTCAACAAG GATATATGTATGAACCATACAGAGTTCCGTCTCGAATTGTCACTCTCATGTTACTGCTAGCTTCTTTGAGTCTCTACGCGGCTTACACAGCGAATATCGTGGGCCTATTACAGTCTACTACAGATTCGATCAAAACTATTCCAGATCTTTTATCCAGTCCTTTAAAGTTAGGTGCACAGGACGTTGTGTACAACCGATATTATTTCAAG TCTTTTCAAGATCCCGTTAGAAAGGCGATTGTGGAACAACGAATCGAGCCAAAAGGACATAAACCAAACTGGATGTCTATGGACGAAGGTGTACGTCGAGTAAGAAATGAGCTCTTTGCATTCCATGCTGAAATTGGTACGGTTTATCAACTGATGCAAGAGACATATCTGGAGGAGGAGAAATGCGGCTTGACTCAGATCGATTTTCTCAACGTTTTGTATCCACTCCTCGCTATACAAATACAGTCACCTTActcggaaataataaaaaatgg GGCTCTAACACTACGTGAGTATGGGCTAAAATATCGCGAGGAATACCGTTTGTACACGGAGAAACCGGTGTGCTCCAGTCAGATCAGCTTTATCACTATCGGTTTCACGGAATGTTACTTCGCTCTGGTCACAATGGGCTACGGAATACTCCTCACCGTAATCGTGTTTGCCCTCGAATTGTTGTGGCATAAAAA gCAGAGTGCACATAAATAG
- the LOC113563672 gene encoding uncharacterized protein LOC113563672, which yields MFERRIPFFKAMQKAENRKCNMQRETFDKYAIDKLELIHRMELPERDAIQLIIGGIPQSSLRATALSVTAESLEIFLDKIRKITEGVTDYERKNQAAASTPKAKGEPCRNCGRKGHDHKECRNDAVCFNCKQKGHRFYECKKAKDHRPKSASGGASSAAIPSAVSVTEETSPAGSTVAAVEEPGKGLEVVPRL from the coding sequence ATGTTTGAGCGAAGAATCCCGTTTTTCAAGGCGATGCAAAAAGCTGAAAATCGAAAGTGTAATATGCAGAGAGAAACTTTCGATAAGTACGCCATCGACAAATTAGAATTGATACATAGAATGGAACTACCGGAAAGAGACGCCATACAGTTAATAATCGGCGGAATTCCACAAAGTTCATTGAGAGCAACGGCTCTATCGGTGACGGCAGAGTCACTGGAGATCTTTCTTGACAAAATAAGGAAGATCACAGAAGGCGTAACCGATTACGAGAGAAAGAACCAAGCAGCAGCGTCAACTCCAAAGGCGAAAGGCGAGCCCTGCAGGAACTGCGGAAGGAAGGGGCACGATCATAAGGAATGCCGGAACGATGCGGTTTGTTTCAACTGTAAGCAGAAGGGACATCGGTTCTACGAGTGCAAGAAAGCCAAAGATCATCGTCCGAAAAGCGCCAGCGGAGGAGCGAGCTCAGCAGCAATCCCGTCAGCAGTCAGTGTGACGGAGGAAACCAGCCCCGCAGGATCGACAGTAGCAGCAGTCGAGGAGCCGGGGAAAGGGTTAGAAGTGGTACCCCGTTTGTGA